Proteins encoded by one window of Arachis hypogaea cultivar Tifrunner chromosome 1, arahy.Tifrunner.gnm2.J5K5, whole genome shotgun sequence:
- the LOC112705822 gene encoding 5'-adenylylsulfate reductase 3, chloroplastic: MAFSLAAAPSSSSTAISTSSFPCSDFKAPQIGSIRILERPQPRPNGVLNLSQKQRLLKPLNAEPNRNDSIVPLAATIVDSEVTHTEEEDYERLAFDLENASPLEIMDKALQRFGNDIAIAFSGAEDVALIEYAHLTGRPFRVFSLDTGRLNPETYRLFDAVEKHYGIHIEYMFPDAVEVQALVRSKGLFSFYEDGHQECCRVRKVRPLRRALKGLKAWITGQRKDQSPGTRSEIPVVQVDPVFEGLDGGIGSLVKWNPVANVKGHDIWNFLRTMNVPVNSLHSEGYISIGCEPCTRAVLPGQHEREGRWWWEDAKAKECGLHKGNLKQDDAAQLNGVANANDTSTVVDIFNTPNVINLSRTGIENLVKMEIRKEPWLLVLYAPWCPFCQAMEESYIDLAEKLSGSGVKVGKFNADGDQKAFAKRELQLGSFPTILFFPKYSSRPIKYTSEKRDVDSLMAFVNALR, translated from the exons ATGGCTTTCTCTCTTGCTGctgctccttcttcttcttccactgcCATTTCTACTTCTTCCTTTCCATGCTCCGACTTCAaag CTCCGCAAATCGGTTCGATTAGGATTTTGGAGAGGCCTCAACCACGCCCCAATGGAGTTCTTAATTTGTCCCAAAAACAGAGATTGCTGAAACCCCTCAACGCTGAACCTAATCGCAATGACTCTATTGTCCCTCTCGCTGCAACTATCGTTGATTCCG AGGTTACCCACACTGAAGAGGAGGATTATGAACGATTGGCATTCGACCTTGAGAATGCTTCTCCTCTTGAAATAATGGATAAAGCCCTCCAAAGATTTGGCAATGATATTGCTATTGCCTTCAG TGGTGCTGAAGATGTTGCTTTGATTGAGTATGCGCATTTGACGGGTCGACCCTTTAGGGTGTTCAGTCTTGACACTGGCAGACTCAACCCAGAAACTTACAGATTATTTGATGCTGTTGAGAAGCATTATGGAATCCACATCGAGTACATGTTCCCGGACGCAGTTGAGGTTCAGGCCCTGGTGAGAAGCAAGGGGCTCTTCTCATTCTATGAGGATGGGCATCAAGAGTGCTGCAGAGTGAGGAAGGTGAGGCCCTTAAGGAGGGCTCTCAAGGGCCTTAAAGCATGGATAACTGGGCAGAGAAAAGATCAGTCACCCGGTACTCGGTCTGAAATACCTGTTGTTCAGGTTGATCCTGTTTTTGAGGGATTGGATGGTGGAATTGGCAGCCTTGTAAAGTGGAACCCTGTTGCAAATGTCAAAGGGCATGACATATGGAACTTCCTTAGGACCATGAATGTGCCTGTTAATTCCTTGCATTCAGAAGGGTATATTTCCATTGGCTGTGAGCCGTGCACAAGGGCGGTTTTACCCGGACAGCATGAAAGGGAGGGGAGGTGGTGGTGGGAGGATGCCAAGGCTAAAGAGTGTGGTCTTCACAAAGGAAATTTGAAACAGGATGATGCTGCCCAGCTTAATGGAGTTGCCAATGCAAATGACACTTCCACTGTTGTTGACATTTTCAACACCCCAAATGTGATCAACTTGAGCAGGACTGGAATTGAGAATTTGGTGAAAATGGAGATCCGTAAAGAGCCGTGGCTTCTTGTGCTTTATGCGCCATGGTGCCCCTTCTGCCAG GCTATGGAGGAGTCTTATATTGATTTGGCAGAGAAATTATCAGGATCAGGGGTGAAGGTTGGAAAATTCAATGCAGATGGAGACCAGAAAGCATTTGCAAAGCGTGAACTGCAGTTAGGAAGCTTCCCTACAATATTATTTTTCCCCAAGTATTCATCTCGGCCAATAAAGTATACCTCGGAGAAAAGAGATGTTGATTCGTTGATGGCATTCGTCAATGCCTTGCGATGA
- the LOC112705844 gene encoding lactoylglutathione lyase GLX1, whose translation MADLLEWPKQDKRRLLHVVYRVGDLDRTIKFYTECFGMKLLRQRDVPEEKYANAFLGFGPEESHFVVELTYNYGVSSYDIGDGFGHFAIATQDVYKLAEHIRSKGGNITREPGPVQGGTTVIAFVKDPDGYTFGLIQRPTIHDPFCQIMLRVGDLERSIQFYEKAVGLKLLRKVDKPEYKYTAALLGYGEEHETTVLELTYNYGVTEYSKGNAYAQIAIGTDDVYKSAEVVSAIAQELGGKITRPPGPIPGINTKITSFLDPDGWKTVLVDNEDFLKELN comes from the exons ATGGCTGATTTGTTGGAATGGCCGAAGCAAGATAAGCGCCGCTTACTTCATGTGGTTTACCGTGTTGGTGATCTTGATCGCACCATCAA GTTTTATACTGAATGCTTTGGAATGAAGCTTTTGAGGCAGAGGGATGTTCCAGAGGAGAAATACGCCAATGCTTTTCTCGGATTTGGCCCTGAAGAATCTCATTTTGTTGTGGAGTTAACATATA ATTATGGAGTGAGTTCATATGACATTGGAGATGGCTTTGGACATTTTGCTATTGCAACACAAGAT GTATACAAATTGGCTGAACACATCCGGTCCAAGGGTGGAAACATCACAAGGGAGCCTGGTCCGGTTCAGGGAGGGACCACGGTCATCGCCTTTGTTAAAGATCCTGACGGTTACACTTTTGGTCTCATCCAAAGACCTACCATCCATGACCCTTTTTGCCAAATAATGCTTCGTGTTGGTGACTTGGAGCGCTCAATTCAGTTTTATGAAAAG GCTGTGGGCCTTAAGTTGCTGAGGAAGGTTGACAAGCCTGAGTACAAG TACACTGCAGCACTTCTTGGGTATGGAGAGGAGCACGAAACAACTGTGTTGGAGTTGACATACAACTATGGTGTCACTGAATACTCTAAGGGAAATGCTTATGCACAGATTGCTATTGGTACCGACGATGTATACAAGAGCGCAGAAGTTGTTAGCGCCATTGCACAAGAGCTTGGAGGCAAGATTACTCGGCCACCGGGTCCAATTCCCGGCATTAACACGAAAATTACTTCTTTCTTGGATCCTGATGGATGGAAAACT GTCTTAGTTGACAATGAAGATTTCCTGAAGGAACTGAACTGA
- the LOC112705832 gene encoding arogenate dehydratase/prephenate dehydratase 1, chloroplastic isoform X1: MALKASASICPSSSSYPQLGSHDSNCGLIRGLNLRYDLDKCCNWKCCCTSLGLVAQRALTPVEDEKPTVPLVDSSLAADASHYNDSKAFHKDVNLLPRPLTAIDVSSSPRDGSKVRVAYQGLPGAYSEDAALKAYPKCETVPCDEFEAAFKAVELWLVDKAVLPIENSVGGSIHRNYDLLLRHRLHIVGEVQLQVSHCLLGLPGVRKEELKAVVSHPQALAQCENMLNDLGVVKIGSPDTAAAAKTVALDCVRDTGAIASCRAANIYGLDVLVEGIQDDDVNITRFLILARDPIIPGTDRPYKTSIVFSLEEGPGVLFKALAVFSMRNINLSKIESRPLKQRPLRVVDDSNEGSAKYFDYLFYIDFEASMADPRSQYALGHLQEFARFLRVLGCYPMDTVL; the protein is encoded by the exons ATGGCTCTTAAGGCCTCTGCTTCCATctgtccttcttcttcttcttatcctcAATTGGGTTCTCATGATTCCAATTGTGGCCTTATTAGGGGCCTGAATTTAAGGTATGACCTTGACAAGTGCTGCAATTGGAAATGTTGTTGTACTAGTTTGGGTCTTGTGGCTCAGAGAGCTCTAACTCCTGTTGAAGATGAGAAGCCAACTGTGCCCTTGGTTGACTCATCTCTTGCTGCTGATGCTTCTCACTACAATGACTCTAAGGCCTTTCACAAGGATGTAAACCTCCTTCCTA GGCCATTGACAGCAATTGATGTTTCTTCTTCTCCAAGAGATGGATCAAAGGTGCGAGTGGCTTATCAG GGTCTTCCAGGAGCATATAGTGAGGACGCAGCATTGAAAGCATATCCAAAATGTGAGACTGTGCCATGTGACGAATTTGAAGCTGCATTCAAG GCAGTTGAATTGTGGTTGGTGGATAAAGCTGTTCTACCCATCGAAAATTCTGTTGGTGGAAGCATCCACCGTAACTATGACCTACTTCTTCGTCATAGGCTGCATATTGTTGGGGAGGTGCAGTTGCAAGTTAGCCACTGCCTCTTAGGATTGCCCGGTGTAAGAAAGGAGGAGCTCAAAGCTGTTGTGAGTCATCCTCAG GCTCTAGCACAATGTGAGAATATGCTTAATGATTTAGGTGTCGTTAAAATTGGTTCGCCTGATACTGCAGCTGCAGCTAAG ACAGTGGCCTTGGATTGTGTAAGAGATACTGGAGCTATTGCAAGTTGCCGAGCAGCAAATATATATGGCCTTGATGTGCTTGTAGAAGGAATTCAG GATGATGATGTAAATATTACTCGTTTCTTGATCCTTGCAAGGGATCCTATAATCCCAGGAACTGACAGGCCCTACAAG ACTAGCATTGTGTTCAGTCTCGAAGAAGGCCCTGGTGTACTTTTCAAAGCCTTGGCAGTTTTTTCTATGAGGAATATTAATTTGTCAAAG ATAGAGAGTCGCCCGCTAAAGCAGCGTCCACTTCGGGTTGTTGATGATTCAAATGAAGGGAGTGCTAA ATACTTTGACTACCTCTTCTACATTGATTTTGAAGCCTCGATGGCAGACCCCCGATCACAATATGCCCTAGGACATTTGCAG gAATTTGCAAGATTTCTTCGTGTTCTTGGTTGTTATCCAATGGATACAGTTTTATAG
- the LOC112705832 gene encoding arogenate dehydratase/prephenate dehydratase 1, chloroplastic isoform X2, with product MALKASASICPSSSSYPQLGSHDSNCGLIRGLNLRYDLDKCCNWKCCCTSLGLVAQRALTPVEDEKPTVPLVDSSLAADASHYNDSKAFHKDVNLLPRPLTAIDVSSSPRDGSKVRVAYQGLPGAYSEDAALKAYPKCETVPCDEFEAAFKAVELWLVDKAVLPIENSVGGSIHRNYDLLLRHRLHIVGEVQLQVSHCLLGLPGVRKEELKAVALAQCENMLNDLGVVKIGSPDTAAAAKTVALDCVRDTGAIASCRAANIYGLDVLVEGIQDDDVNITRFLILARDPIIPGTDRPYKTSIVFSLEEGPGVLFKALAVFSMRNINLSKIESRPLKQRPLRVVDDSNEGSAKYFDYLFYIDFEASMADPRSQYALGHLQEFARFLRVLGCYPMDTVL from the exons ATGGCTCTTAAGGCCTCTGCTTCCATctgtccttcttcttcttcttatcctcAATTGGGTTCTCATGATTCCAATTGTGGCCTTATTAGGGGCCTGAATTTAAGGTATGACCTTGACAAGTGCTGCAATTGGAAATGTTGTTGTACTAGTTTGGGTCTTGTGGCTCAGAGAGCTCTAACTCCTGTTGAAGATGAGAAGCCAACTGTGCCCTTGGTTGACTCATCTCTTGCTGCTGATGCTTCTCACTACAATGACTCTAAGGCCTTTCACAAGGATGTAAACCTCCTTCCTA GGCCATTGACAGCAATTGATGTTTCTTCTTCTCCAAGAGATGGATCAAAGGTGCGAGTGGCTTATCAG GGTCTTCCAGGAGCATATAGTGAGGACGCAGCATTGAAAGCATATCCAAAATGTGAGACTGTGCCATGTGACGAATTTGAAGCTGCATTCAAG GCAGTTGAATTGTGGTTGGTGGATAAAGCTGTTCTACCCATCGAAAATTCTGTTGGTGGAAGCATCCACCGTAACTATGACCTACTTCTTCGTCATAGGCTGCATATTGTTGGGGAGGTGCAGTTGCAAGTTAGCCACTGCCTCTTAGGATTGCCCGGTGTAAGAAAGGAGGAGCTCAAAGCTGTT GCTCTAGCACAATGTGAGAATATGCTTAATGATTTAGGTGTCGTTAAAATTGGTTCGCCTGATACTGCAGCTGCAGCTAAG ACAGTGGCCTTGGATTGTGTAAGAGATACTGGAGCTATTGCAAGTTGCCGAGCAGCAAATATATATGGCCTTGATGTGCTTGTAGAAGGAATTCAG GATGATGATGTAAATATTACTCGTTTCTTGATCCTTGCAAGGGATCCTATAATCCCAGGAACTGACAGGCCCTACAAG ACTAGCATTGTGTTCAGTCTCGAAGAAGGCCCTGGTGTACTTTTCAAAGCCTTGGCAGTTTTTTCTATGAGGAATATTAATTTGTCAAAG ATAGAGAGTCGCCCGCTAAAGCAGCGTCCACTTCGGGTTGTTGATGATTCAAATGAAGGGAGTGCTAA ATACTTTGACTACCTCTTCTACATTGATTTTGAAGCCTCGATGGCAGACCCCCGATCACAATATGCCCTAGGACATTTGCAG gAATTTGCAAGATTTCTTCGTGTTCTTGGTTGTTATCCAATGGATACAGTTTTATAG